In Carya illinoinensis cultivar Pawnee chromosome 16, C.illinoinensisPawnee_v1, whole genome shotgun sequence, a single window of DNA contains:
- the LOC122299216 gene encoding uncharacterized protein LOC122299216 isoform X1: MAASMGKTQLMMKMKMMARGGHEFSSKSYQKSVRIEINKVVGVSHIQWRGNSTAASVASSDIPSDAQKRRRVSKDERRAMVESFVNNYREMNGGKFPNLSFAQKQVGGCYYNVRKIIQELKHKSKMSSPDRSKESPSQESKAAGSQISGAQKTLSKEVVKPPTLGFHSNLVATQSNLLKGEAVACPLFEKPKDNEVKEAQENHWLKEETQLVSHPSIEISENGNTKEVPPSGLKKPKDDKEGKALLNDFDFVPAESRLLKGDVEKEETQGGHSGFAVTESCLLTRESKKGLPTCPENADDKRKEQAVSEDLANDDSLEFRAEQYQSSVELEKVAKDTSTSQKTDAEVPKKSSLWESLKSFADGFVNNIWRKM, encoded by the exons ATGGCTGCCAGCATGGGGAAGACCCAGTTGATGATGAAAATGAAGATGATGGCAAGGGGAGGCCACGAGTTTTCTTCAAAATCGTACCAAAAATCGG TGCGTATCGAGATAAACAAAGTTGTCGGTGTCTCGCATATTCAGTGGCGTGGAAATTCGACTGCTGCCTCTGTTGCTTCTTCGGACATACCAAGTGATGCCCAGAAACGCCGGAGGGTCTCCAAAGATGAACGCCGAGCTATGGTGGAATCTTTTGTCAACAA TTACAGGGAGATGAATGGAGGAAAATTCCCAAATTTAAGTTTTGCTCAAAAACAAGTGGGTGGATGTTATTATAACGTTAGAAAGATCATTCAGGAGCTAAAACACAAATCCAAGATGTCTTCCCCAGATAGAAGTAAGGAAAGCCCATCACAGGAATCAAAGGCTGCTGGGTCACAAATATCTGGGGCTCAAAAGACATTGTCTAAAGAGGTTGTAAAGCCCCCAACTCTA GGTTTTCATTCCAATCTTGTTGCAACACAAAGTAATCTGCTGAAAGGGGAGGCCGTAGCCTGTCCTTTATTTGAGAAACCAAAGGATAATGAGGTGAAAGAAGCTCAGGAAAATCATTGGCTAAAAGAAGAAACTCAGCTTGTTTCTCATCCATCTATTGAaatatctgagaatggaaatacCAAAGAAGTTCCTCCATCAGGTCTTAAGAAACCAAAGGATGATAAAGAGGGGAAGGCTCTGCtcaatgattttgattttgttccAGCTGAAAGTCGTCTGCTAAAAGGAGATGTTGAAAAAGAGGAAACCCAGGGTGGTCATTCTGGCTTTGCAGTAACTGAAAGCTGTTTGCTGACGAGGGAAAGTAAGAAAGGTTTACCTACGTGCCCTGAAAATGCAGATGACAAGAGAAAAGAGCAAGCTGTCTCTGAAGACCTGGCAAATGATGATAGCCTGGAGTTTAGAGCGGAGCAATATCAAAGTTCTGTTGAGCTTGAAAAAGTTGCCAA AGATACTTCTACTAGTCAAAAAACTGATGCCGAAGTTCCAAAGAAATCATCTTTGTGGGAAAGTCTGAAGTCATTTGCAGACggatttgtcaacaacatctggagaaaaatgtaa
- the LOC122299216 gene encoding uncharacterized protein LOC122299216 isoform X2, producing the protein MAASMGKTQLMMKMKMMARGGHEFSSKSYQKSVRIEINKVVGVSHIQWRGNSTAASVASSDIPSDAQKRRRVSKDERRAMVESFVNNYREMNGGKFPNLSFAQKQVGGCYYNVRKIIQELKHKSKMSSPDRSKESPSQESKAAGSQISGAQKTLSKEGFHSNLVATQSNLLKGEAVACPLFEKPKDNEVKEAQENHWLKEETQLVSHPSIEISENGNTKEVPPSGLKKPKDDKEGKALLNDFDFVPAESRLLKGDVEKEETQGGHSGFAVTESCLLTRESKKGLPTCPENADDKRKEQAVSEDLANDDSLEFRAEQYQSSVELEKVAKDTSTSQKTDAEVPKKSSLWESLKSFADGFVNNIWRKM; encoded by the exons ATGGCTGCCAGCATGGGGAAGACCCAGTTGATGATGAAAATGAAGATGATGGCAAGGGGAGGCCACGAGTTTTCTTCAAAATCGTACCAAAAATCGG TGCGTATCGAGATAAACAAAGTTGTCGGTGTCTCGCATATTCAGTGGCGTGGAAATTCGACTGCTGCCTCTGTTGCTTCTTCGGACATACCAAGTGATGCCCAGAAACGCCGGAGGGTCTCCAAAGATGAACGCCGAGCTATGGTGGAATCTTTTGTCAACAA TTACAGGGAGATGAATGGAGGAAAATTCCCAAATTTAAGTTTTGCTCAAAAACAAGTGGGTGGATGTTATTATAACGTTAGAAAGATCATTCAGGAGCTAAAACACAAATCCAAGATGTCTTCCCCAGATAGAAGTAAGGAAAGCCCATCACAGGAATCAAAGGCTGCTGGGTCACAAATATCTGGGGCTCAAAAGACATTGTCTAAAGAG GGTTTTCATTCCAATCTTGTTGCAACACAAAGTAATCTGCTGAAAGGGGAGGCCGTAGCCTGTCCTTTATTTGAGAAACCAAAGGATAATGAGGTGAAAGAAGCTCAGGAAAATCATTGGCTAAAAGAAGAAACTCAGCTTGTTTCTCATCCATCTATTGAaatatctgagaatggaaatacCAAAGAAGTTCCTCCATCAGGTCTTAAGAAACCAAAGGATGATAAAGAGGGGAAGGCTCTGCtcaatgattttgattttgttccAGCTGAAAGTCGTCTGCTAAAAGGAGATGTTGAAAAAGAGGAAACCCAGGGTGGTCATTCTGGCTTTGCAGTAACTGAAAGCTGTTTGCTGACGAGGGAAAGTAAGAAAGGTTTACCTACGTGCCCTGAAAATGCAGATGACAAGAGAAAAGAGCAAGCTGTCTCTGAAGACCTGGCAAATGATGATAGCCTGGAGTTTAGAGCGGAGCAATATCAAAGTTCTGTTGAGCTTGAAAAAGTTGCCAA AGATACTTCTACTAGTCAAAAAACTGATGCCGAAGTTCCAAAGAAATCATCTTTGTGGGAAAGTCTGAAGTCATTTGCAGACggatttgtcaacaacatctggagaaaaatgtaa
- the LOC122299216 gene encoding uncharacterized protein LOC122299216 isoform X3, whose product MPRNAGGSPKMNAELCYREMNGGKFPNLSFAQKQVGGCYYNVRKIIQELKHKSKMSSPDRSKESPSQESKAAGSQISGAQKTLSKEVVKPPTLGFHSNLVATQSNLLKGEAVACPLFEKPKDNEVKEAQENHWLKEETQLVSHPSIEISENGNTKEVPPSGLKKPKDDKEGKALLNDFDFVPAESRLLKGDVEKEETQGGHSGFAVTESCLLTRESKKGLPTCPENADDKRKEQAVSEDLANDDSLEFRAEQYQSSVELEKVAKDTSTSQKTDAEVPKKSSLWESLKSFADGFVNNIWRKM is encoded by the exons ATGCCCAGAAACGCCGGAGGGTCTCCAAAGATGAACGCCGAGCTATG TTACAGGGAGATGAATGGAGGAAAATTCCCAAATTTAAGTTTTGCTCAAAAACAAGTGGGTGGATGTTATTATAACGTTAGAAAGATCATTCAGGAGCTAAAACACAAATCCAAGATGTCTTCCCCAGATAGAAGTAAGGAAAGCCCATCACAGGAATCAAAGGCTGCTGGGTCACAAATATCTGGGGCTCAAAAGACATTGTCTAAAGAGGTTGTAAAGCCCCCAACTCTA GGTTTTCATTCCAATCTTGTTGCAACACAAAGTAATCTGCTGAAAGGGGAGGCCGTAGCCTGTCCTTTATTTGAGAAACCAAAGGATAATGAGGTGAAAGAAGCTCAGGAAAATCATTGGCTAAAAGAAGAAACTCAGCTTGTTTCTCATCCATCTATTGAaatatctgagaatggaaatacCAAAGAAGTTCCTCCATCAGGTCTTAAGAAACCAAAGGATGATAAAGAGGGGAAGGCTCTGCtcaatgattttgattttgttccAGCTGAAAGTCGTCTGCTAAAAGGAGATGTTGAAAAAGAGGAAACCCAGGGTGGTCATTCTGGCTTTGCAGTAACTGAAAGCTGTTTGCTGACGAGGGAAAGTAAGAAAGGTTTACCTACGTGCCCTGAAAATGCAGATGACAAGAGAAAAGAGCAAGCTGTCTCTGAAGACCTGGCAAATGATGATAGCCTGGAGTTTAGAGCGGAGCAATATCAAAGTTCTGTTGAGCTTGAAAAAGTTGCCAA AGATACTTCTACTAGTCAAAAAACTGATGCCGAAGTTCCAAAGAAATCATCTTTGTGGGAAAGTCTGAAGTCATTTGCAGACggatttgtcaacaacatctggagaaaaatgtaa
- the LOC122299216 gene encoding uncharacterized protein LOC122299216 isoform X4 codes for MVESFVNNYREMNGGKFPNLSFAQKQVGGCYYNVRKIIQELKHKSKMSSPDRSKESPSQESKAAGSQISGAQKTLSKEVVKPPTLGFHSNLVATQSNLLKGEAVACPLFEKPKDNEVKEAQENHWLKEETQLVSHPSIEISENGNTKEVPPSGLKKPKDDKEGKALLNDFDFVPAESRLLKGDVEKEETQGGHSGFAVTESCLLTRESKKGLPTCPENADDKRKEQAVSEDLANDDSLEFRAEQYQSSVELEKVAKDTSTSQKTDAEVPKKSSLWESLKSFADGFVNNIWRKM; via the exons ATGGTGGAATCTTTTGTCAACAA TTACAGGGAGATGAATGGAGGAAAATTCCCAAATTTAAGTTTTGCTCAAAAACAAGTGGGTGGATGTTATTATAACGTTAGAAAGATCATTCAGGAGCTAAAACACAAATCCAAGATGTCTTCCCCAGATAGAAGTAAGGAAAGCCCATCACAGGAATCAAAGGCTGCTGGGTCACAAATATCTGGGGCTCAAAAGACATTGTCTAAAGAGGTTGTAAAGCCCCCAACTCTA GGTTTTCATTCCAATCTTGTTGCAACACAAAGTAATCTGCTGAAAGGGGAGGCCGTAGCCTGTCCTTTATTTGAGAAACCAAAGGATAATGAGGTGAAAGAAGCTCAGGAAAATCATTGGCTAAAAGAAGAAACTCAGCTTGTTTCTCATCCATCTATTGAaatatctgagaatggaaatacCAAAGAAGTTCCTCCATCAGGTCTTAAGAAACCAAAGGATGATAAAGAGGGGAAGGCTCTGCtcaatgattttgattttgttccAGCTGAAAGTCGTCTGCTAAAAGGAGATGTTGAAAAAGAGGAAACCCAGGGTGGTCATTCTGGCTTTGCAGTAACTGAAAGCTGTTTGCTGACGAGGGAAAGTAAGAAAGGTTTACCTACGTGCCCTGAAAATGCAGATGACAAGAGAAAAGAGCAAGCTGTCTCTGAAGACCTGGCAAATGATGATAGCCTGGAGTTTAGAGCGGAGCAATATCAAAGTTCTGTTGAGCTTGAAAAAGTTGCCAA AGATACTTCTACTAGTCAAAAAACTGATGCCGAAGTTCCAAAGAAATCATCTTTGTGGGAAAGTCTGAAGTCATTTGCAGACggatttgtcaacaacatctggagaaaaatgtaa